From one Suicoccus acidiformans genomic stretch:
- a CDS encoding HTH domain-containing protein, with protein MGKRKKTLSKDKIDFIKNNYNRFSSKELAEHLNVNASTIVKYLSQVLSKHELEERRIENTKKSLKKRTETYRFTSKDLDIISKYSGLVYGNELHKILSELGLRKMGRSKFEILLNETNFVSKKRNEDYRLFIDGNSNNFDLDNLILISKDVYNWLYHNDMLNLQGDPLLAAIKLAEYKTSFNKKRRDFNMQSRDIYGVPLEPREPKVIAMTWDNEPIYEGEYVYETPYGEYVKEEDLSRWINDTLGRPRELWREDSWQNL; from the coding sequence ATGGGAAAGCGAAAGAAGACCTTATCTAAAGATAAAATTGATTTTATTAAAAATAACTACAACAGGTTTAGTTCAAAGGAACTAGCTGAACATCTTAATGTAAATGCTTCTACAATCGTAAAATATCTTTCTCAAGTTTTATCAAAACATGAGCTTGAAGAAAGACGGATTGAGAATACCAAAAAATCTTTAAAAAAGAGAACTGAAACATATAGGTTTACAAGCAAAGACTTAGACATTATATCAAAATATTCTGGTTTAGTTTACGGGAATGAATTACATAAAATATTAAGCGAATTAGGTTTAAGGAAAATGGGCAGATCTAAGTTTGAGATACTACTGAACGAAACAAATTTTGTGTCAAAGAAACGCAATGAAGATTACAGATTGTTTATTGATGGCAATTCGAATAACTTCGATTTGGACAACTTAATACTTATTTCAAAAGATGTATACAACTGGTTATATCACAACGACATGCTGAACTTACAAGGTGATCCTTTATTGGCAGCCATTAAGTTAGCTGAATATAAAACTAGTTTTAATAAAAAAAGGAGGGATTTTAACATGCAAAGTAGAGATATTTACGGCGTACCTCTCGAACCCAGAGAACCGAAAGTAATAGCCATGACCTGGGATAATGAACCGATTTACGAGGGTGAATACGTCTATGAAACACCCTACGGTGAATATGTGAAAGAGGAAGATTTGTCCCGGTGGATTAATGACACGTTAGGACGACCAAGAGAATTATGGAGGGAAGATTCGTGGCAGAACTTATAA
- a CDS encoding YjzC family protein, with protein sequence MSKNLYKPGEDNKPAGKYTEVGPRGGQVDDPRIVNIDKGDRLPPTQKPGNKWKKG encoded by the coding sequence ATGTCCAAAAATCTTTACAAACCAGGTGAAGACAATAAACCTGCTGGAAAATATACAGAAGTCGGCCCTCGTGGTGGACAAGTTGATGATCCCCGTATCGTGAACATTGATAAGGGAGACCGGTTGCCACCAACCCAAAAACCAGGTAATAAGTGGAAAAAAGGTTAG
- a CDS encoding helix-turn-helix domain-containing protein has product MKISDRIRAALHNKGITQAELSKLTGISKSVISEWLSDKYEPKQDKIYIMAEALDVSPSWLFGISDQMESVNDITSIYEQLEPERQKRVYRYAEHELDLQKGMEDDDILIAAHHDDDLTEEEMQEINDFIKKVKEER; this is encoded by the coding sequence ATGAAAATATCAGATAGAATTAGAGCTGCGCTCCACAATAAAGGTATAACACAAGCTGAGTTATCAAAACTTACAGGAATATCTAAGTCTGTTATAAGTGAATGGTTATCAGATAAATATGAGCCGAAACAAGATAAAATATATATTATGGCTGAAGCTTTAGATGTTAGCCCATCGTGGTTGTTTGGAATATCTGATCAGATGGAATCTGTTAATGATATTACTTCTATTTATGAACAATTAGAACCCGAAAGACAGAAGCGAGTATATAGATACGCTGAGCATGAGTTAGATTTGCAGAAGGGTATGGAAGATGATGACATTTTAATCGCTGCCCACCATGACGATGATCTAACTGAAGAAGAAATGCAAGAAATTAATGACTTTATTAAGAAGGTGAAAGAAGAGAGGTAG
- a CDS encoding sugar ABC transporter ATP-binding protein, whose protein sequence is MHVQMIDIEKSFGDNKVLHNASIEIKEGEVHALMGENGAGKSTLMNILTGVHHKDNGQILINGKETEFIGPKEAEENGIAFIHQELNVLTDMTVEQNMFLNKEIKGSFGILNEREMKKQSKEILDSLETGIRPEQEMSELSVGQQQMVEISKALMSEVDVIIMDEPTAALTDTETKKLFEVIDTLKRRNVSIVYISHRMEEIFQISDRITVMRDGRYIDTKNTHETNDDELVKMMIGRELTNRYPSRSTKIGDVRFEVIDLSLEEMVKDITFDVRAGEVLGFSGLMGSGRSEIMHGIFGSVPLASGQIIIDGETVKVNTPQEAMDAGIAFVTEDRKSEGLLLDKSIRENLTLTNFDELAPNGFIKEKEEKDLANSAVDMFKIKTFNIETETGNLSGGNQQKVVIAKWVLSNPRVLILDEPTRGVDVGAKEEIYQIINDLTEQGIAIIMVSSDLPEIIGMSDRVAVMREGDLRGILEKEQISEENIMTLATGGILK, encoded by the coding sequence GTGCATGTTCAGATGATTGATATTGAGAAGTCTTTCGGCGACAATAAAGTACTGCATAATGCATCAATTGAAATCAAAGAAGGAGAAGTTCATGCTTTAATGGGTGAAAATGGGGCAGGTAAATCAACATTAATGAATATCCTAACGGGTGTTCACCATAAAGATAATGGCCAAATACTAATTAATGGAAAAGAAACTGAGTTTATTGGTCCGAAAGAGGCTGAAGAGAATGGAATCGCTTTTATCCATCAAGAATTAAATGTCCTTACAGACATGACTGTAGAGCAAAACATGTTCTTAAATAAAGAAATAAAAGGAAGCTTTGGTATACTTAATGAAAGAGAAATGAAGAAACAATCCAAAGAAATATTGGATTCATTGGAAACGGGTATTCGGCCGGAACAAGAAATGTCAGAATTATCTGTTGGACAACAGCAGATGGTTGAAATTAGTAAGGCATTAATGTCAGAAGTTGATGTCATTATTATGGATGAGCCTACAGCAGCATTAACTGATACTGAAACAAAGAAACTCTTTGAGGTAATTGATACCTTAAAAAGACGAAATGTCTCAATCGTATATATTTCACACCGAATGGAAGAAATCTTTCAAATTTCTGACCGAATCACTGTAATGCGAGATGGAAGATATATTGACACAAAGAATACTCACGAAACCAACGATGATGAGCTGGTTAAGATGATGATTGGACGAGAGTTGACGAATCGTTATCCATCGAGATCAACTAAAATTGGTGATGTTCGCTTCGAGGTTATAGATCTTTCGCTAGAAGAAATGGTTAAAGATATTACTTTCGATGTGAGAGCGGGTGAAGTCCTAGGTTTTAGTGGACTTATGGGATCTGGGCGATCTGAAATTATGCATGGTATTTTCGGTAGTGTACCATTAGCATCTGGACAAATTATTATTGATGGTGAGACTGTAAAGGTAAATACTCCACAAGAGGCAATGGATGCCGGTATTGCATTTGTAACGGAGGACAGAAAATCAGAAGGACTCCTGCTAGATAAAAGTATTCGAGAGAATTTAACACTCACAAACTTCGATGAACTAGCACCTAATGGATTCATTAAAGAAAAAGAAGAGAAAGATTTAGCGAATTCTGCTGTAGATATGTTTAAAATTAAAACGTTTAATATTGAAACTGAAACAGGCAATTTGAGTGGTGGAAATCAACAGAAAGTCGTCATTGCTAAATGGGTTCTTTCTAATCCTAGAGTCTTAATATTAGATGAGCCTACACGTGGTGTCGACGTTGGAGCTAAAGAAGAGATTTATCAAATAATTAATGACTTAACTGAACAAGGCATTGCAATTATCATGGTCTCATCAGACTTACCTGAAATTATTGGCATGAGTGATCGAGTTGCTGTAATGCGCGAAGGTGATTTAAGAGGTATCTTAGAAAAAGAACAAATATCTGAAGAGAATATTATGACATTAGCAACAGGAGGGATACTCAAATGA
- a CDS encoding helix-turn-helix transcriptional regulator: MLNNKVVQHLVSETGLSINKLAKSIGVDHSTIIRLCNGESKDMKLSTAFKLADALGVDINEFRKEEENEI, from the coding sequence ATGTTAAACAATAAAGTTGTTCAACATCTTGTGTCTGAGACAGGATTAAGTATTAATAAGTTAGCTAAGAGTATTGGGGTTGATCATTCTACGATTATTAGACTGTGTAACGGCGAAAGTAAAGATATGAAATTAAGCACAGCATTCAAACTGGCTGATGCATTAGGAGTTGACATTAATGAATTTAGAAAGGAAGAAGAAAATGAAATTTAA
- a CDS encoding helix-turn-helix domain-containing protein, which yields MLCLRTQHIVETNVLEMIKTMLNNSKIQHLVYKHEGSINSLAKEIGVEHSTIIRLINGKSKDMKLSTAFKLADALGVNVNEFRRQ from the coding sequence ATGCTGTGTTTGCGAACACAACATATAGTAGAAACTAACGTTCTGGAGATGATTAAAACAATGTTAAATAATTCAAAGATACAACATCTTGTGTATAAACATGAAGGGAGCATTAACAGCCTGGCAAAAGAAATAGGTGTGGAACATTCTACAATTATCAGGCTTATTAATGGAAAGAGCAAAGATATGAAGCTAAGTACAGCATTCAAGCTAGCGGATGCGCTAGGCGTGAATGTGAATGAGTTTAGGAGGCAATAA
- a CDS encoding ribokinase, with translation MEGNDIAFSFGGKGANQAIAAARLGASTTMIGAVGTDVFGDNLVENLKENNVDTSKVIKVDIASGTALIQLIEKDNSIIYIPGANAKFAVENLKEYEEFILQAKIVILQNELTIQVVEAVIDLCYRRNIAVLYNPAPAKHIDKSYLDKVSYLTPNETEFSVLFPNQTLEDVLKKYPNKVIVTLGSKGAIFHDGASIQEIPAIFTENVVDTTGAGDCFNGAFAAGIINNLDIENAIKFANIASSISIQHFGAQSGYPTINQIKEHPQYEEAWNFKQ, from the coding sequence ATTGAGGGGAATGATATTGCGTTTTCATTTGGAGGGAAAGGAGCTAATCAGGCTATTGCAGCTGCAAGATTAGGCGCCTCGACTACAATGATTGGTGCTGTGGGTACTGACGTATTTGGAGATAATTTAGTTGAGAACTTAAAAGAGAATAATGTAGACACATCCAAAGTAATAAAGGTTGATATCGCGTCAGGAACAGCTTTGATTCAGTTAATCGAGAAAGATAATTCGATTATTTATATTCCAGGTGCAAATGCAAAGTTTGCAGTTGAAAATTTAAAAGAGTATGAGGAATTCATTCTGCAAGCGAAAATCGTTATTCTTCAGAATGAACTAACCATACAAGTTGTAGAGGCAGTCATAGATTTATGCTATAGAAGAAACATAGCAGTACTGTATAATCCAGCTCCTGCTAAGCATATTGATAAATCATATTTAGACAAAGTTTCTTACTTGACCCCGAATGAGACAGAATTTTCTGTGTTATTTCCAAATCAGACTTTAGAGGATGTTTTGAAGAAGTATCCGAATAAAGTGATTGTAACTCTTGGTTCAAAAGGAGCAATTTTTCACGATGGTGCTTCTATTCAAGAAATCCCAGCAATTTTTACAGAGAATGTTGTAGATACTACAGGAGCAGGCGATTGCTTTAATGGTGCTTTTGCCGCTGGTATCATTAACAATCTTGATATTGAAAACGCTATTAAGTTTGCAAATATAGCCTCGTCCATCTCTATCCAGCATTTCGGAGCCCAGTCGGGATACCCAACCATTAATCAGATAAAGGAGCATCCTCAGTATGAAGAAGCATGGAATTTTAAACAGTGA
- a CDS encoding Abi family protein — translation MCEYVHKESYDGQLEKIQQKGIIINSELQARQALQSHSYYTIINGYKRYFLKEGESDLVREGVTFDDFMQVYFLDVDISNALFKYIIYIEKSIRSRLSYTVAMNIGDTEEKYLIRSHYSDNRGTRATALKSIENVINESKRNSTTKHFKDTKLNIPPWIVVNDLSFSTVIFWYDMLDDSLKREIRKDYFDNSGLYPEFQEIFFYNNLQFLREYRNQAAHGKIHFKEKISHSVHFQSAKHFFNNTLYDDELALSGIGRKDLYAAISVILGFTMDVNLKAKFIEDLLLRFLPYINGKTFAPTKRIADQTIYDLFDLPHDLFERIYLYLNTIKS, via the coding sequence ATGTGCGAATATGTCCATAAAGAGTCTTATGACGGACAGCTTGAAAAAATACAACAAAAAGGAATAATTATAAATTCTGAGCTACAGGCTCGTCAAGCTCTACAAAGTCATTCTTACTATACCATCATCAATGGGTACAAAAGATATTTTTTAAAAGAAGGTGAGAGTGATTTAGTTAGAGAGGGCGTGACTTTCGATGATTTTATGCAAGTTTACTTTTTAGATGTGGATATAAGCAACGCATTATTCAAGTATATAATTTATATCGAAAAATCTATTAGGTCACGTCTAAGTTATACCGTAGCAATGAATATTGGAGACACTGAAGAAAAGTATCTAATTAGAAGCCACTACTCTGATAATAGAGGGACTAGAGCTACTGCGCTAAAAAGTATAGAGAATGTGATAAATGAGTCTAAGCGGAATTCAACAACTAAGCATTTTAAAGATACAAAATTGAATATCCCTCCATGGATAGTCGTTAATGACCTTTCATTTTCTACTGTTATTTTTTGGTATGATATGCTAGATGATTCTCTTAAACGTGAAATTAGAAAAGATTATTTTGATAACTCTGGACTTTATCCAGAATTTCAAGAGATATTCTTTTATAATAACTTACAGTTTTTGAGAGAATACAGAAATCAGGCTGCCCATGGGAAAATCCATTTTAAAGAAAAAATATCACATAGCGTACATTTTCAATCAGCAAAACATTTTTTTAATAATACGTTATATGATGATGAATTAGCACTTAGCGGTATAGGACGGAAAGATTTATATGCAGCTATTTCTGTAATATTAGGATTCACTATGGACGTAAATTTGAAAGCAAAATTCATTGAAGATTTACTGCTCAGGTTTTTACCGTATATCAACGGAAAAACGTTTGCACCTACGAAAAGGATAGCTGATCAAACGATTTATGATCTATTTGATTTACCCCATGATTTATTTGAAAGGATTTATCTATACTTGAATACTATCAAATCATAA
- a CDS encoding helix-turn-helix domain-containing protein — protein sequence MIHEVLKQLREEAGLTQSELAHELGVDKTTVSHWEIDRNPSEEHIEELAEFYGITPEELECGVIR from the coding sequence ATGATTCATGAAGTACTTAAGCAATTAAGAGAAGAGGCAGGTCTAACTCAATCCGAACTGGCGCATGAGCTGGGAGTTGATAAGACGACAGTTTCTCATTGGGAAATCGACCGAAATCCAAGTGAAGAACATATAGAGGAATTAGCTGAGTTTTATGGCATCACGCCGGAGGAGTTGGAATGTGGGGTGATACGATGA
- a CDS encoding recombinase family protein → MLTGIYVRVSTQEQVNEGYSIGEQTERLQAYCTAKGWDVANVYTDGGYSGANTDRPALKQMITDIKQGKLEAVLVYKLDRLSRSQKDTLLLIEDVFNPNNVAFISMNENFDTSTPFGRAMIGILSVFSQLEREQIRERMQMGLDARAKEGLWHGGGWDPIGYDYVDGELIINEYEAEQVRKIHSLFQAGWPINRIRNYMNERYTTKTGGWKHDSSIQSALKTELYTGVINWKGNSYPGKHQAILTQETFDKSQKLYDERDSSKNGGKRYFQAKHMLTGLLYCAHCGGRYFAKGSFSGHKPNRTYRPYYTCYSRAKTNKRMIKDPNCMNTAFAVVKLDEIISDEIKKLIFNPYLLEQATDADDNSSEIKAYEKRISDIDKQLERLLDLYQMGLSQKDEVLERIDKLNIEKERLVDYVEQLEDDEPDLSIEETKAILLTAEEILNSDEKEKKRALTHSLISSIIIDGDEIIINWAFN, encoded by the coding sequence ATGCTAACAGGAATTTACGTTAGAGTAAGTACCCAAGAACAAGTAAACGAAGGGTACTCAATTGGAGAACAGACCGAAAGACTGCAAGCCTATTGCACGGCCAAAGGTTGGGATGTTGCAAATGTATACACAGACGGAGGCTACAGTGGTGCGAACACCGACAGACCTGCGTTAAAACAAATGATTACGGATATTAAACAAGGCAAATTAGAAGCAGTACTGGTTTATAAGTTAGATAGATTATCCCGGTCACAGAAAGATACACTGCTTCTTATAGAGGACGTCTTCAATCCAAATAACGTAGCGTTCATAAGCATGAACGAAAACTTCGACACCTCTACCCCTTTTGGCAGAGCGATGATAGGGATACTATCTGTGTTCTCTCAACTTGAAAGAGAGCAAATTCGTGAGCGTATGCAAATGGGTTTAGATGCTAGAGCTAAGGAAGGTCTTTGGCATGGCGGAGGATGGGATCCAATCGGTTATGATTATGTCGACGGCGAACTAATTATTAATGAGTACGAGGCAGAACAAGTTCGTAAGATACATTCGTTATTCCAGGCTGGTTGGCCTATTAACCGAATCAGAAATTATATGAACGAGCGTTACACCACAAAGACAGGTGGCTGGAAGCATGACTCATCAATCCAGAGTGCACTCAAGACCGAGCTATACACAGGTGTCATCAACTGGAAAGGTAACAGTTATCCAGGTAAACATCAGGCTATATTAACTCAAGAAACATTCGACAAGTCACAGAAATTATACGACGAAAGAGACAGTAGCAAGAATGGCGGCAAACGTTACTTTCAAGCTAAACACATGCTGACCGGATTATTGTATTGTGCTCATTGTGGTGGTAGGTATTTTGCTAAGGGTTCATTCTCTGGCCACAAACCTAATCGAACTTATCGGCCTTATTATACGTGTTACTCTAGAGCTAAGACGAACAAACGTATGATTAAAGACCCTAATTGTATGAATACTGCTTTTGCAGTTGTTAAACTCGATGAGATTATTTCTGATGAGATTAAGAAGCTGATCTTTAATCCATATTTATTAGAACAAGCTACTGATGCGGACGATAATAGTTCAGAGATAAAAGCCTATGAGAAACGAATCAGCGACATCGATAAGCAACTAGAGCGATTGTTAGACTTATATCAAATGGGATTATCTCAGAAAGATGAAGTATTAGAGAGAATAGATAAGTTAAACATTGAGAAGGAAAGATTAGTCGATTACGTCGAGCAATTAGAAGATGACGAACCTGATTTAAGCATTGAGGAAACTAAAGCTATTTTACTTACAGCGGAAGAAATACTAAATAGTGATGAAAAAGAAAAAAAGAGAGCGCTCACGCACTCTCTCATATCAAGTATCATAATTGATGGGGACGAGATTATTATTAACTGGGCTTTTAACTAA
- a CDS encoding DUF739 family protein — protein sequence MIVEFDYSKLRGRIREKFASYKNLIPNLSCSTLDTESKLSKKLNGHSTFDSKEIIDMAKALGIPNDELDEYFFNAKVRKNERSA from the coding sequence ATGATTGTTGAATTTGATTATTCAAAGCTTCGAGGTCGCATTAGAGAGAAGTTTGCTTCTTACAAAAATCTAATCCCTAACTTGAGTTGCTCTACTTTAGATACGGAATCAAAGTTGAGCAAAAAGCTTAATGGTCATTCTACTTTTGATAGCAAAGAAATAATAGACATGGCTAAAGCATTGGGAATTCCCAATGATGAGTTAGACGAATATTTTTTTAACGCAAAAGTTCGGAAAAACGAACGAAGTGCATAA
- a CDS encoding ORF6C domain-containing protein: protein MNEIVGQSKDSEQSLQVIEQIAQIGQALTQVSEQFTNHEKRIEQLEDTMRVNGVQELRIDKAVKHKVVSYLGGKDSRAYADRSLRARTFGAINREIKLKFGIPRRAELPAKDYQQAMAFIDSWMIDKVLADEIRQVNQPLKVVNQ, encoded by the coding sequence ATGAATGAAATTGTAGGACAAAGCAAAGATAGCGAGCAGTCACTGCAAGTTATCGAACAGATTGCTCAAATTGGTCAAGCATTAACACAAGTGAGCGAGCAGTTCACTAACCATGAAAAACGAATTGAACAACTAGAGGACACGATGCGTGTTAACGGAGTCCAAGAGTTGAGGATTGATAAGGCAGTGAAGCATAAGGTAGTGAGCTATCTCGGTGGGAAAGACTCGAGAGCTTACGCTGACCGGAGCTTACGAGCAAGAACATTTGGAGCAATCAATCGAGAAATCAAGTTGAAGTTCGGTATCCCTAGACGGGCTGAGCTTCCGGCGAAAGACTATCAGCAAGCAATGGCTTTTATCGATTCATGGATGATTGATAAGGTTCTGGCTGATGAGATTAGACAGGTTAATCAGCCGTTGAAGGTGGTGAATCAGTGA
- a CDS encoding ImmA/IrrE family metallo-endopeptidase: MNDLEKLMAEYDNELTFKFRSDMPDCLSGLIVNRKIYINANLPFQQALATLAEEIGHYETSATKNIVNYKEIANSKEEVKARRWSYQKLIPIECLTKFENQTVMNYEVAEELELPVDVIEEAFEMYKVKGELL; this comes from the coding sequence TTGAATGATTTAGAGAAGCTAATGGCTGAATACGATAATGAGCTAACTTTTAAATTTAGATCTGATATGCCTGATTGCTTATCTGGACTTATAGTAAATCGTAAAATATATATAAATGCGAACTTACCTTTTCAGCAAGCTCTCGCTACCCTTGCTGAGGAGATTGGCCATTACGAAACTTCAGCCACAAAAAACATTGTTAATTATAAAGAGATCGCTAATAGCAAAGAAGAAGTGAAAGCTAGGCGCTGGAGCTATCAGAAGTTAATTCCTATCGAATGTTTAACGAAATTTGAAAATCAGACTGTAATGAATTATGAAGTTGCAGAAGAGCTAGAGTTACCAGTTGATGTTATCGAAGAAGCTTTTGAGATGTATAAAGTCAAGGGGGAATTGTTATAA
- a CDS encoding ABC transporter permease has product MSETSRKRINTQELGAVIALVILVLALAFISPEFRTLDNILNLLRQASTNGLIAFGMTVVILTGGIDLGVGPILALTGALTAGMIVNLGIPVPVAILIALVVGLLLGVVGGVLVGKARLQPFIATLITQTVYRGLTLIYTDGRPISGITSPEYAGANVLEFIGRKTVLGIPTPIIIMAIAFILIYILLNKTSLGRQIYAVGSNEKTAKLSGIDTSKVKVFVYTLSGLMSTIAGLILISRLNSAQPTLGTGYELDAIAATAIGGTSMDGGRGKLTGTLIGVLIIAVLSNGMNILGINSYLQDVVKGLVILFAVLSDRRKQ; this is encoded by the coding sequence ATGAGCGAGACAAGTAGAAAAAGAATAAACACCCAGGAATTGGGTGCAGTAATTGCGTTAGTTATATTAGTACTAGCATTAGCCTTTATTAGTCCAGAGTTTAGAACGCTTGATAATATTCTAAACCTACTTCGTCAAGCATCAACAAATGGCTTGATTGCATTCGGTATGACGGTTGTAATTCTGACAGGTGGTATTGACTTAGGTGTAGGCCCAATCTTAGCCTTAACAGGAGCTTTAACAGCAGGCATGATTGTGAACTTAGGCATTCCGGTACCAGTAGCTATTTTGATCGCTTTAGTTGTTGGATTACTTCTAGGTGTAGTAGGAGGTGTTTTAGTTGGTAAAGCAAGGCTACAACCTTTTATTGCGACTTTAATCACACAGACTGTTTATCGTGGCTTGACTCTAATTTATACCGATGGTCGCCCAATTTCAGGTATTACAAGCCCTGAATACGCTGGAGCGAATGTACTAGAATTTATCGGCCGGAAAACTGTTCTAGGTATACCAACACCTATTATTATTATGGCGATTGCTTTCATTCTAATATATATTTTACTTAATAAGACATCTTTGGGTCGACAGATTTATGCAGTTGGATCAAATGAGAAGACGGCGAAACTTTCTGGTATCGATACTTCAAAAGTAAAGGTATTCGTATATACACTTTCAGGTTTGATGTCTACGATTGCCGGATTGATTTTAATTTCACGGTTAAACTCTGCTCAGCCTACTTTAGGTACAGGGTATGAGCTTGACGCAATTGCAGCTACAGCTATTGGTGGTACGAGTATGGACGGGGGGCGTGGTAAATTAACTGGGACACTTATTGGTGTATTAATTATTGCAGTATTGAGTAATGGGATGAATATCTTAGGCATCAACTCGTATCTGCAAGATGTTGTAAAAGGTTTAGTTATTCTGTTCGCTGTGTTGTCTGATAGACGAAAACAATAA
- a CDS encoding DUF2513 domain-containing protein codes for MRLDFDLVRELLLVIEDESDFNTFVIFDSSNGRDLEQNYTLNEVYYHIDYLSQANLITKPTWTSDNVIIKNLTPAGHKFIGEIRADTNWNKTKDIAKKVGVFTLDSLKEIATGVASAAIQSYFLP; via the coding sequence ATGAGACTAGATTTTGATTTAGTTCGTGAACTACTTTTAGTGATTGAGGACGAATCAGATTTCAATACATTCGTTATTTTTGATTCATCTAACGGACGTGATTTAGAACAAAACTATACCCTTAATGAGGTTTACTACCATATCGATTATTTGTCCCAAGCAAACCTAATTACTAAACCAACTTGGACAAGCGATAATGTTATCATTAAAAATCTAACTCCAGCTGGCCATAAATTCATTGGTGAAATTAGAGCCGATACTAACTGGAATAAAACAAAAGATATAGCTAAGAAAGTTGGCGTCTTTACGTTAGATTCATTAAAAGAGATTGCTACTGGAGTGGCTTCTGCCGCCATTCAGAGTTACTTCCTTCCATAA
- the rbsD gene encoding D-ribose pyranase — translation MKKHGILNSEISTVLSQMGHTDQLTIGDCGLPIPDEVKRIDLALKAGKPSFIEVLSILLEDMHIEKVILAEEIKLNNKDVHRKMLDMLPDDIDIEYVSHETFKSKTSSSKAIIRTGEITPFSNIILQSNVFF, via the coding sequence ATGAAGAAGCATGGAATTTTAAACAGTGAAATTTCAACAGTTTTATCTCAAATGGGTCACACAGACCAACTAACAATTGGTGACTGTGGTTTACCGATACCCGATGAAGTTAAGCGTATTGATCTCGCACTAAAAGCGGGTAAACCAAGTTTTATTGAAGTGCTATCAATATTATTAGAAGATATGCACATCGAGAAAGTGATTCTTGCTGAGGAAATTAAGCTAAATAATAAAGATGTGCATAGGAAGATGTTGGATATGTTGCCAGATGACATTGATATAGAATATGTTAGCCATGAAACATTTAAGTCTAAAACAAGTTCTTCCAAAGCTATTATTCGTACAGGAGAAATCACTCCGTTTTCGAATATAATTCTGCAATCTAACGTTTTCTTTTAG